From the genome of Pseudomonas hamedanensis:
AACAGCGCCAAAACCGGTGGATTGCTCGCGCACTTGCGCCAGCAAAAACTGGCCGATGGTTTGAAAGCCACGCCGCTCTACCAGTTTGCCGGGCAAGCGCTGCTGCATCTTCAATTCCATGCCGACGGCGAGCACTTGAACGCCATTCACGAACAGCTGCTGGATTGGCTGAGCTTCTTCGCCCGTCAGGACTGGACGCCGTTGCGCGAGGAATACGCCGCCCTGCTTCAGCGCCAGCAGCAAGTCCGCGGCGCGTTGCAACTGGCGCGAATCGACGTCGAGCAGCATGCATTCGGCCTGTCCGAATCGGCTGCCGCCGCGCTTGAGCGCATCCTGCGGGAAATCGGCGTTGTGGATAACTTCAACGATCAGTGGCACCTGCCCGCAGCCAATCCTTTCTTGCGCGCCAGTGAACCGCTGGCCAACGCCGGGCTGATTCGCGGCCAGACCAGCGCCCACCGTGGCCTGCGCACCTTCGCCCAGGATCGCTCGCGCAGCCGTCGCGAACGGTCGCCTATGCAGTTCAGCCAGGCGCTGCCGGACTGCGGCGATGAAGGCGCGATTTATCTGCGTTGGCAGGTCGAGGCGGCAGCCAGCGTCGATCTGCGTTCAAGATTACAGCGCAGTCTGCAGCAAACCCGGCAAGACGCGTCCGAAGCCGGCGTGGAGTTGTCTTTCAGCGCCGCAGGTAACCAATGGCTGCTGAAGATGACCGGACTTCAGGAACCGATGCCTAGCATCCTTGAGCATGCGCTGAAATGTCTGACGATGATCGAAGCCGTTTCGCCGCGCGATGAGCTACAGATACCGTCGATGCCGATCCGCCAACTACTCGAAGCGTTGCCGGAAAAATGCCTGCCCACGATTGAAACCAGCGATGACGCCAATCAGCTGTGGACAACTTCGCGCTGGGACGGCCTCGCTCTAGGGCTAAATCAACAGACCCAGTCAGCCATGGGTCTGGCGCTGAGCCGCATTCCCGGCACGCCGGACACTCAGCTACCGGTGACACCGATCACCCAAGGCCAGTACCAATGGAGCCAGATCAACACGGCCTCCAGCGAACACGCCTTGCTGCTGATCTGCCCGACTGCCAGCCGCGACATCGCTGATGAAGCAGCATGGCGCCTTCTGGCTCAGTTGTGCCAGACGCCTTTTTATCAGCGCCTGCGTGTCGAACTGCAATTGGGTTACGCCGTATTCAGCGCGCTGCGCCAGTTGTACGGCAAGACTGCGATTGTCTTTGGCGGGCAATCGCCGACGACTGCGGCGGGCAAGTTGCTCGAATACATTCAGGAGTTTTTCAACGGCATTCCCGCGTTGATCGAAACGCTCGATGAAGCAAGCGTCAAGCAGCAGCGCCAAAGCCTCGCCGATCAGTTCGACGACGCCACGCTTTCCACTAAGGATGCTGCCGAGTTGCTGTGGCAGGGCAAACTCGCTGGCCATTCGTCGGATTACCGTGAGCAGTTGGTCGCGGCGATCCAGCAGCTGAATCGCCAGGCTTTGCTCGATGCTGCGCAACGTCTGATTAATGCCGAGGGCGGTTGGCATTGCCTGGCCAATGAATCGATGCCGGACGCCCCATGGCAAGCGGCAAACTGATCATTACCGAGGCCGCAAAGAGCTTTCTCAAAGATTCAGGGGTCATCGCGCTGAAATTTTGAGTAACATAGCCGCCTAACTAATTGGAACATCGTCGCGCTGCCGTGGACTATACCTATGGATAGCGCTATCCCAACCCACAGAAGGAGACACCTCATGGCCTGGACCAAACCTGCTTACACCGACCTGCGTATCGGCTTCGAAGTCACCATGTACTTCGCCAGCCGCTGAGTTCTGCTTACGTAGAATTGCAGTGCAACGCCTCGGCTCGCCGGGGCGTTTTATTTTCCGCGTTGAAATGATGGAGCGTTCATGTTCGTCCAGATTCTGGGTTCGGCCGCCGGTGGCGGTTTTCCGCAGTGGAACTGCAACTGCGTCAACTGCACAGGCTTTCGCGACGGCAGCCTGAATGCCAAGGCCCGCACCCAATCGTCCATCGCCCTTTCCGATGACGGCGTGAACTGGGTGTTGTGCAACGCCTCGCCGGACATCCGCGCGCAACTGCAAAGCTTTGCCCCGATGCAACCGGGCCGCGCCCTGCGCGACACCGGCATCAGCGCGATCATCCTGATGGACAGCCAGATCGACCACACCACCGGCCTGCTCAGCCTGCGCGAAGGCTGCCCGCATCAGGTCTGGTGCACAGACATGGTCCACGAAGACCTGAACACCGGTTTCCCCCTGTTCAAGATGCTCACGCACTGGAACGGCGGCTTGAACTGGAACCGTATCGAACTCGATCAGAGCTTCGCCGTCGCAGCATGCCCGAACCTGCGCTTCACCCCACTGCCATTGCGCAGCGCCGCACCGCCCTATTCGCCGCATCGTTTCGATCCGCATCCGGGTGACAACATCGGTTTGATCGTCGAAGACCTCAACACAGGTGGCAAGCTGTTCTACGCGCCGGGATTGGGCAAGGTCGATGCGCCGCTGCTGGAAATCATGGCGGGCAGCGATTGCCTGTTGGTCGACGGCACGCTGTGGGACGACGACGAAATGCAGCGCCGTGGCGTCGGCACCCGCACCGGTCGCGAAATGGGCCACCTGGCGCAGAACGGCCCCGGCGGCATGCTCGAAGTTCTGGAGCAGTTGCCCGAGCAGCGCAAGGTGCTTATCCACATCAACAACACCAACCCGATTCTTGACGAGGATTCGCCGCAGCGCGCGGAGTTGGCTCGGCGTAATGTTGAGGTGGCGTTTGATGGCATGAGTATTGTGCTGTAGCGCATGACCCCTTCGCGAGCAGGCTCGCTCCCACGGGGGTTTTGTGTACGCCGCAGATCCAATGTGGGAGCGAGCTTGCTCGCGAAAGCGCCCGAATAGACACCCAGGATTTCAACGGTTGTTCCCCGGAGAACCGCAATGACCGACACCCCGCTGTCCCCCGCCGAATTCGAAGCGGCCCTGCGCGCCAAAGGCGCCTATTACCACATCTACCACCCCTACCACGTGGCGATGTACGAAGGCCGGGCGACCCGCGAGCAGATTCAGGGCTGGGTCGCCAACCGTTTCTACTATCAGGTGAACATCCCCCTGAAAGACGCGGCGATTCTCGCCAACTGCCCGGATCGGGAAATCCGCCGCGAGTGGATTCAGCGCTTGCTCGACCACGACGGCGCGCCCGGTGAAGACGGCGGTATCGAAGCCTGGCTGCGTCTGGGCCAGGCTGTCGGCCTCGATCCAGATCAATTGCGCTCGCAAGAGCTGGTGCTGCCCGGCGTGCGTTTCGCCGTCGATGCCTACGTCAACTTCGCCCGCCGCGCCAGTTGGCAGGAAGCGGCCAGCAGCTCGCTGACCGAGCTGTTCGCGCCGCAGATCCACCAGTCGCGCCTCGACAGTTGGCCGCAGCATTACCCGTGGATCGATCCGGCCGGTTACGAATATTTCCGCACCCGCCTCGGCCAGGCGCGCCGTGACGTCGAACATGGGCTGGCGATCACGCTGGAGCATTACAAGACCCGCGAAGGCCAGGAGCGCATGCTGGAAATTCTCCAGTTCAAACTGGACATTCTTTGGAGCATGCTCGATGCCATGAGCATGGCCTACGAACTGAACCGACCGCCGTATCACAGCGTGACCGAACAACGGGTCTGGCATAAAGGAATCACCTTATGAGTTTCGACCGCACCTGGACACCGAAATGGCGCCCCGGCTACCGGTTTCAGTACGAACCGGCGCAGAAAGGCCATGTGCTGTTGTATCCGGAGGGCATGATCAAACTGAACGACAGCGCCGCGCTGATCGGTGGCTTGATTGATGGCGAACGCGATGTTGCCGCAGTCATCGCCAAGCTCGAAGAGCAGTTCCCCGACGTGCCTGAGCTTGGTGATGACATCGAGCAATTCATGGAGGTTGCCCGTGCAGAGCACTGGATCACCCTTGACTGATCTGCCGGCAAAACCTGAAGTCGGCCTGCCGCTGTGGCTGCTCGCCGAGCTGACTTACCGCTGCCCGCTGCAATGCCCATACTGCTCCAATCCACTGGATTTCGCCGAGCAAGGCAAAGAGCTGAGCACCGAGCAGTGGATCAAGGTTTTCCGTGAAGCGCGGGAGATGGGCGCCGCGCAACTGGGCTTTTCCGGTGGCGAACCGTTGGTGCGCCAGGACCTCGCCGAGCTGATTCGCGAAGCGCGGCAGTTGGGTTTCTACACCAATCTGATCACCTCTGGTATCGGTCTGACCGAGCAGAAAATCAGCGATTTCAAAAAGGCCGGGCTCGATCACATTCAGATCAGCTTCCAGGCCAGTGACGAGCAAGTGAACAACCTGCTCGCCGGTTCGAAAAAAGCCTTCGCGCAGAAGCTGGAAATGGCCCGGGCGGTAAAGGCCCACGGCTATCCGATGGTGCTGAACTTCGTCACCCATCGGCACAACATCGACAAGATCGACCGCATCATCGAGCTGTGCATTGCGCTGGAAGCCGACTTCGTCGAACTCGCCACCTGCCAGTTCTACGGCTGGGCGCAGCTCAATCGAGTCGGCTTGTTGCCGACCCAGGAACAATTGGTCCGCGCCGAACGCATCACCAACGAATACCGGGCGAAACTGGAAGCCGAAGGGCATCCGTGCAAGCTGATTTTCGTCACTCCGGACTACTACGAAGAACGCCCGAAAGCCTGCATGAACGGCTGGGGCAGTATCTTCCTGACCGTGACCCCGGACGGCACCGCCCTGCCCTGCCATGGCGCCCGTCAGTTGCCGGTGCAATTTCCCAACGTGCGCGATCACAGCATGCAACACATCTGGTACGACTCGTTCGGCTTCAACCGCTTCCGCGGTTACGACTGGATGCCGGAGCCGTGCCGCTCGTGCGACGAGAAAGAAAAAGATTTCGGCGGCTGCCGCTGCCAGGCCTTCATGCTCACCGGCGATGCCAGCAATGCCGACCCGGTGTGCAGCAAGTCCGAACATCACGGCGTGATCCTCAAGGCCCGCGAAGAAGCCGAGACCGCCACTCAAACCATTGAACAACTGGCCTTTCGCAATGAACGAAACTCGCGCCTCATCGCCAAGGGCTGAGCCTTTCAGCGCCGCCCAGGCCGTCGCCGCCGGGACCGACTTCGCCGAATTGCAGCTTGGCGCCCACGGCTTGTTCTGGAATGAATATCGCCCCGAGGATGCGGCCTGCCGCATCTGGCATTGGCGCGACGGCGTGGCGAAACGTCTGACACCCGATGGTTTCAGCGTACGCAGCCGTGTGTACGAATACGGCGGTGGAGCGTTTTGTCTGACGCCTGACGGTGTGGTTTTCGTCAATGAAGCGGATCAACAGCTGTATCGGCAGACGCTGGAGAGTGAGCCGCAAGCGCTGACTTCGGCTGATTGCCGTTATGGCGATCTGCATTTCGCCAATGGTCGGATCCTGGCGGTCGAAGAGCAGCAGGATCAGCATCGCCTGGTGGCAATCGATTTGGTGAGCGGCGCACGGCAGGTCCTGGCCGAGGGCGCCGATTTTTATGCGGCGCCGACGCTCAGCCCGGATGGCCAGCGTCTGGCATGGGTCGAGTGGAGCCGGCCGCATCAGCCGTGGACCTCGACACGCCTGATGATCGCTGTCGGTGATTTTTCCGTGCCTCGCTGTGTCGCCGGCGACCAGATAGAAGAGTCGATCCAGCAGCCGCGTTTTGACGCCCATGGCCGTTTGTATTGCCTCACTGATCGTGGCGGATTCTGGCAACCGTGGGGCGAAACGTGCGACGGACTGCAAGCGCTGTCCAGTGCCACAGCCGATCATGCACCCGCGCCGTGGCAACTGGGCGGCTGCACCTGGTTACCTGTCGGCGATTGCGTTCTAGCCAGTTGGATCGAAGATGGCTTTGGGCGTTTGACTCTCGGCAATCGGGACTTCACCGGCGATTACAGCCGCTTCCGCCATCTGGCGCTGGATGAGCAGTTCATCTACTGCATCGCCGCGTCACCGCTCAGCCCTTCTGCGGTGATTGCCATTGATCGAGCGACGGGCGCAGTGAATGTTTTGGCGGGTGGCGTGGCTCCATTGCCCGACGAACGCATCAGCCGCCCGCAAACCTTGCGCTATCCCAGCGGTTCGGGCGAGGCGCACGGCTTCTTTTATCCGGCCATGAGCGATGAGCCAAAACCGCCGCTGGTGGTGTTCATCCACGGCGGCCCGACGTCGGCCTGCTACCCGATACTCGATCCGCGCATTCAGTACTGGACACAACGTGGCTTCGCCGTCGCCGACCTCAACTATCGCGGCAGCAGCGGTTATGGCCGCGAATACCGCCAAGCATTGCACCTGCGCTGGGGCGAGGTGGATGTCGAGGATGCTTGCGCGGTGGTCGGCTACCTGGCGGAACAGGGTCTGATCGACGGCAACTGCGCGTTTATTCGTGGTGGCAGCGCAGGCGGCTATACGACTTTGTGCGCACTGGCGTTCAGGCAGGTTTTCCGCGCAGGCGCCAGCCTCTACGGCGTCAGCGACCCGGTCGCATTGGCCCGGGCCACGCACAAGTTCGAAGGCGATTACCTGGACTGGCTGATCGGCGATCCCGGGCAGGACGCCGAACGCTACGCCGCCCGCACTCCGCTGTTGCATGCGAACAACATTCGCGTGCCGGTGATTTTCTTTCAAGGTGAGCTGGATGCCGTGGTCGTGCCACAACAGACCCGCGACATGGTTGCGGCGCTCGAGCAAAACGGTATTGGCGTCGAAGCGCATTACTACCCCGACGAACGCCACGGCTTTCGCCGCGCGACCAATCAGGCGCATGCGCTGGAACAGGAGTGGACATTTTATCGGCGGGTAATGGGATCAGAGCTTGCTCAGAATTAGCGGTGCCTCATTCGCGAGCAGGCTCGCTCCCACATAGGACTTATGTACAACACAGATCCAGTGTGGGAGCGAGCCTGCTCGCGAAAGCTATCTAATCGACGCTGCCGAACTTAGCGCTTGGCAATGATATACACCGCATGCACGATGCCCGGAATGTAGCCACACAACGTCAGCAAAATGTTCAACCAGAACGCCCCGCCAAACCCGACCTGCAAAAACACGCCCAGTGGCGGCAACAGAATAGCGATGATGATGCGAATGAAATCCATGGGGCAGCTCCTGAATGGGGGTTGGCTCGCCTGAGCCATACAAGCTAATCGACCAGCGCCGTTCGTCAGGGTTCACTGCAATAGCTGCACCAGACTCAAGCCAGAATTTTCAGTCCATGTTTCTGCACGATGCTCAGCAACTTCAGAGCCATTCCGCTGGGATGTTTGTCACCCGACTCCCATTGTTTTACTGTCGATGCACTGGTGTTCAGATACCGTGCAAACACCGGTTGGCTGACTTTGTTGCGCTCGCGGAGTGCCTTTATTTCCTCGGCCGGGATCGCTGCAGGTACCGATGCCAGACAGGACTCATCGAACTCCCGCATCGTTGCCTTGCTAATGGCTCCGACAGCAAGTAACGCACCGGCTGATCCGTGTATCGATTCAAAGACTTCACTTTTGAATTTCTTGCTCATGAAATATCTCCACAAATTCCTTCATCGCCAACAAATCTCCGATTTGCTCTTCGGTCAGTTGCGCATAGACCTTCGCCAACTTACGTAAATCCCTTAATTCAATTGGGGTGATATTGCTCTGATCCTGTTTGGCGAACAGTACCTGATAGATCCAATAATGCCCGCCCTTTGCCAAGACAATCGAACGGTGACGGTTAGCAGCTCTAAATCCCATCTGCAAAACCCGGCCACAAAAAAACGCCCCACGCCAAAAGAATCAGGCGTGGGGCGTGCGTTATACCGCGAGACGGTTCTTTCAGTTCGGCAGTGCTTGCCAGCTCAGACGGCTATCCCCTTGCGGCATTGCATCTGTGCCGTGCGTACGCGGGAGAAAGCGCGACCCAACCGCAGAAGCATTTCATCGATGTTGGCTTTGCTGACGGTGAGGGCCGGAGTGAAGCGCAGGCAATCGGCTTGTGCGGCGCTGAGTATCAGGCCTTCGTGCAGCGCGGCGTGGACGACCGCCTCGGCGCAGTCTTCGGACAGGGTCAGTCCATAAAACAGGCCCTGGCCGCGCAATTCGCCATGGCCGTAGCGCTGCGCCAATCGCGCGAGGCCCGCGCGCAGATGCTGGCCTTGGTCGTTGATCTGCTGGAGGAAGCTACGGTCGTGCACGCTGTCGAGCACCACCAGGCCGGCCGCGGTTATCAGTGCGTTGCCGTGATGCGTGCCGCCCAGTTCGCCGACGGCGAAGCAACAGGCCTTGCCGCGGGCCAACAGTGCCGCCAACGGCACACCGCCGCCCAGGCCTTTGCCGAGCACGACGATATCGGCGCGTACGCCATAGGACTGCTCGGCGAGCAGGCTGCCGCAACGCCCGATACCGGTCTGCACTTCGTCGAGTATCAACAGAATGCCCAACTCGCGACACAGTCTCTCGACGCCTTTGAGGTAGTGCTCGGTCGCCGGTACAACGCCGGCATCGCTCTGGATCGGCTCGAGCATGATCGCAACAGTCTGCGCATCGACCGCCGCATGCAGTGCTGGCAAGTCGTTGAAGGGCACCGGATCGAAACCCGGTAGCAACGGCGCAAAGCGATTGTGCAGATTGTCGCTGTCCGATGCCGAGAGCGTCGCCAGGCTGCGCCCATGGCAACCTTGCTTCGCGACGATGATGCGCGAGGCACCGCCGCGGTGCAGTTGCCCCCATTTTCGCGCCAGTTTGATCGCGGCTTCACAGGCTTCGCTGCCACTGTTGAGCAGATACGCCTGATCGCTGGCGGTGCTGGCGCACAGGCGTTCGGCCAGGCTGAGCATGCCGCGATTGTGCAGATTGAAACCGGGATTGATCAGCGCCTGAGCCTGGCTGGCGATCGCCTTGACCAGTGCCGAAGGGCTATGGCCAAGGCTGTTCGCACCGCCGGCCTGAGAGAAATCCAGATAGGCACGGTCGTGACTGTCCCACAGCCAGGAGCCCTGCCCGCGAACGAAGACCTGCCGGGGACGTTCGACGCTGGGCATCAGCCGCTCGGCGCTCAGCGTATCGCTGTCTGCCAATTGCGCAACCTCGCTGGCGAGGTCATCAAGACTCGGCGCCTGACGCCGCAAACTGAACAGATTCATGGATAAAAACCTCGCTTGAGGTTTTTTGAACTGCCTATGTAAAGACTCGGTATGCGAACGCTATTCATCGCGCTTTCTGGCCCTGTAAGCCTTACGAATGCGTTTAGACTAGGCTCACGGGCGGCTTCAGGCCATTTCGATTTCCCAGCATTTTCGATAAGCCTTACTTATGGATTTCAAGCAACTGCGTTATTTCGTCGCGGTCTACGAGGAAGGTCATGTCGGCCGCGCCGCAGAACGCCTGTCGATCTCGCAACCGGCGCTGTCACAGCAGATCCGCCAACTCGAACAAAACCTCGATGTCAGTCTGTTCGAACGCAGCAGCAAGCGCCTCTTGCCGACCCTCGCCGCGCACACGTTGTACAACCACGCGTTGCCACTGCTTGATGGCTTGCAGCGAGCGCGCGAGGCGTTGGGCAATTTCAAGGGGCAGGCACTGCGCACGTTGGCGATCGGTGTGCTGCAAACGGTGCACACCAGCCTCGTGCCGCAGATGCTTGAACGCGTGCGCAAGGCGCAGCCGCATCTGGTGGTGCAGATCTATGAACTGACCGGGCTGGAGATCGAGCGGCGTTTGCTCAACGGTTCACTGGACATCGGCATCAGCTATCTGCCGCCGCGCCAACCGGGTCTGCATGGCGTGCAGCTCTACGAAGACGAACTGACACTCGTCATCCCGGCCGATCATCCTTTGCGCGAATTCAAGAAAGTCTCGATGCGCCAGGCGGCGGAACTGCCGATGTTGTTGCTGGGTGAAGAATTCCAGATCCGTCAGATCTGGCAGGCGCAACTGAGCAGCCTCGGGCGTCGCCCGCAAGTGCAGGCGGAGCTGAATAACATGCTGGGGATTCTCGACAGTTTGCCGCACACCAAACTGGCGACCGTGCTGCCGGGACGCTCGCAAAAGGAGTACGACGATCAGGCGCTGCTGTGGAAACCGCTGAGCGAGCCACGGGTGCCGCTGCAAGTCGGCCTGGTGTGCCGCGACGTACAACGCCAGCAGGTCTCGTTGGCACTGCTGCGCACGTTACTCGAAGAAGTGATGAGCCGCGAAGTGAAGCCGGCGCTTGATCCACGGGTCTGAACACTTTTTTCCAGACAAAAGAAAACCCCGCCGAAGCGGGGCTTTGCAGACTGTTTCCCTGACATCCATTTCACTCCGCCACCCTGGCAGAATCCTACGTGTCCGTGTTGTTACTTTGCGCTTCCTGCGCGACGTCCATGAAATGTAGAGTAGCTCTGGATCCAATCCTCGCCTATGGGAGAACAGCAGCACGTCGTGTAAGAAAATGCTTACACGGCGCGCACGGGTTCAGAACTGCGCCGCATCCAGCAGGAACAGGGATTCGCTACCAGCCTTTACCGACGCGCTCAAGGAGTGGATGCGCGGCAGCAGACGGGCGAAATAGAAGCGCGCGGTGCCTAGCTTGCTGGCGTAGAAATCGTCTTGGGTTTCCTTGCCCAGCGAAGCCTTGGCCATCAACGCCCACATATAGGCGTAGGCGGTGTAGCCGAACGCTTGCAAATATTCGACCGATGCCGCGCCGATTTCGTTCGGATTGTTTTTCGCCCGGTCCAGCAGCCATGCGGTCAGCTCGTCGAGGGTATCGACAGCGTCGTTCAGCGGCTTGGTGAACTCGCCCAGATCGGCACTGGCGGTTGCGGTGAAGTGGCGGATCTCATCGGCGAACAGCTTGTAGAACGCACCGCCGCTGCCGACGATCTTGCGCCCGACCAGGTCCAGCGCCTGGATGCCGTTGGTGCCTTCGTAGATCTGCGTGATGCGCACGTCACGCACCAGTTGCTCCTGGCCCCACTCGCGAATGTAACCGTGGCCGCCAAAGATCTGCTGACCGTGAACCGTGGTTTCCAGTCCCAGATCGGTCAGGAATGCCTTGGCGACGGGCGTCAGCAATGCCACCAGATCCTCGGCACGCTTGCGGGTGGTCGGGTCTTCGCTGAACTTCGCGGTGTCGAGCTGCATCGCCACATACGTGGAGAACGCACGGCCGCCTTCGTTCGAGGCTTTCATGGTCAACAACATGCGCCGTACGTCCGGGTGGACGATGATCGGGTCAGCGACCTTGTCCTTGTTTTGCGCACCGGTCGGCGAACGGCTTTGCAGACGGTCGCGCGCGTATTCGACGGCGTTCTGATAAGAGCGCTCGCCGGTTGCCAGGCCCTGAATGCCGACGCCCAAACGCTCGTAGTTCATCATGGTGAACATCGCAGCCAGGCCTTTGTTCGGCTCGCCGACCAG
Proteins encoded in this window:
- a CDS encoding acyl-CoA dehydrogenase C-terminal domain-containing protein, encoding MADYKAPLRDMRFVLNEVFEVAKLWAELPALAETVDAETVEAILEEAGKVTSKSIAPLSRAADEEGCHWADGAVTTPTGFPQAYQTYAEGGWVGVGGDPAYGGMGMPKAVSAQVEEMVNSASLAFGLYPMLTAGACLSINAHASEELKAAYLPNMYAGVWAGSMCLTEPHAGTDLGIIRTKAEPQADGSYKVSGTKIFITGGEHDLTENIIHLVLAKLPDAPAGPKGISLFLVPKFMVNADGSLGARNPANCGSIEHKMGIQASATCVMNFDEAVGYLVGEPNKGLAAMFTMMNYERLGVGIQGLATGERSYQNAVEYARDRLQSRSPTGAQNKDKVADPIIVHPDVRRMLLTMKASNEGGRAFSTYVAMQLDTAKFSEDPTTRKRAEDLVALLTPVAKAFLTDLGLETTVHGQQIFGGHGYIREWGQEQLVRDVRITQIYEGTNGIQALDLVGRKIVGSGGAFYKLFADEIRHFTATASADLGEFTKPLNDAVDTLDELTAWLLDRAKNNPNEIGAASVEYLQAFGYTAYAYMWALMAKASLGKETQDDFYASKLGTARFYFARLLPRIHSLSASVKAGSESLFLLDAAQF